GTCTGAAAATGAATCGGTAGTGACAAGCTTCTCCTGCTCGACAATTTCCCGATAAACGCCTGTACTCCAGTAATCCTCACCTTCAGGTGATCGCATGCACCAAAGATACTTCCCTCCCACGCGGAAATCCATCTTGATAACAGGCGCAGTGAAATCTTTCGGTCCCCACCATTGCATTAAGTGCTCTGGCTTAGTCCATGCCTTCCAAACGAGCTCCCGCGGTGCATCAAAAAATCGTGTAATGACAAGCTCTTGATCCACAGTTTTCTGATTCAATTCTACCATTTATGCTTACCCCCTTTACGCCAGATAATTGTGAGTAGAATAATTCCTGATCTCAGCTTTTTGTTTTCATAAATTTCAGTTTAAATGTCCACTTCTTTTTTAAATGCAGGTCTTCTACTCCCCAAAATAAAAGGATTTTTATGTATATGACTTAGGCGGTTGAACTGAAAAATA
The genomic region above belongs to Methanosarcina horonobensis HB-1 = JCM 15518 and contains:
- a CDS encoding SRPBCC family protein: MVELNQKTVDQELVITRFFDAPRELVWKAWTKPEHLMQWWGPKDFTAPVIKMDFRVGGKYLWCMRSPEGEDYWSTGVYREIVEQEKLVTTDSFSDAQGNVVPASHYGMSGDWPLELLVTVIFEENDGKTKITLRHEGIPAGENRDLAKAGWNESLDKLSEYLRKF